The Thalassoroseus pseudoceratinae genome has a segment encoding these proteins:
- the rpsH gene encoding 30S ribosomal protein S8: protein MMTDPIADMLTRIRNAIAIERPLVDIPASKQKAAIADTLKREGYIWDYEIIEQYPQNVLRITLKYGPNGELVIQHLERTSKPGRRVYTKVTDMPEILQGLGICILSTPKGILSNREAKKEHVGGEVLCTLW, encoded by the coding sequence ATGATGACCGACCCCATTGCTGACATGCTCACTCGAATTCGCAACGCGATCGCCATCGAGCGACCGCTTGTGGACATCCCAGCGTCGAAGCAGAAAGCCGCCATCGCAGATACCCTCAAACGCGAAGGGTACATCTGGGATTACGAGATTATCGAACAATATCCGCAGAACGTGCTTCGTATTACTTTGAAATACGGACCGAACGGGGAACTGGTGATCCAGCATCTCGAACGGACCAGTAAGCCCGGGCGGCGGGTTTACACCAAAGTGACCGATATGCCGGAAATCCTCCAGGGACTAGGGATTTGCATCCTTTCAACCCCGAAAGGCATCCTGAGCAACCGCGAAGCGAAAAAAGAGCACGTCGGCGGCGAAGTGCTTTGCACACTCTGGTAG
- the rplF gene encoding 50S ribosomal protein L6 has product MSRIGKKPIPVPDGVDITVQNGTVNIKGKQGDLSLNPHPNMDVDWDSDARELKVTRPNDQRENRALHGLTRSLLNNMVQGVQNPFEKRLEIQGVGYNAVLSDGVLNLSVGFANTVQLRVPDGVICELPDNTHIVIRSADKQACGQFAAVIRKVRPPEPYKGKGIRYQGEHVKRKAGKAFAGGK; this is encoded by the coding sequence ATGTCTCGAATCGGTAAAAAACCTATCCCAGTGCCAGATGGTGTCGACATCACCGTGCAAAACGGAACCGTCAACATCAAAGGCAAACAAGGCGATTTGTCACTGAATCCTCATCCGAATATGGATGTGGACTGGGACTCGGACGCTCGGGAACTGAAAGTCACCCGGCCGAACGACCAACGCGAGAACCGGGCCTTGCACGGTCTGACTCGCAGTCTCTTGAACAATATGGTTCAAGGGGTTCAGAATCCTTTCGAGAAGCGTTTGGAGATCCAAGGCGTTGGTTACAACGCTGTGCTCTCCGATGGCGTTTTGAACCTGTCCGTTGGGTTCGCCAACACCGTGCAACTTCGCGTGCCGGATGGTGTGATCTGCGAACTTCCAGACAACACCCATATTGTGATTCGCAGTGCGGACAAACAGGCCTGTGGTCAGTTTGCCGCCGTAATTCGCAAAGTCCGACCGCCGGAACCTTACAAAGGCAAAGGCATCCGCTACCAAGGCGAGCACGTGAAACGAAAAGCCGGGAAGGCGTTCGCAGGCGGGAAGTAA